The Streptomyces rubrogriseus genomic sequence TGCTGACCGTCCGGGGACGCGTGCCGCACGCCGGGTACGTCGTCGCCGGCGCCCTCGTCCCCGGCGCGGTCGCGATCGGCGCGCTGGCGCAGGCCCCCGCCCTTCCGGTGGCCGTCGGGACGGCGCTGCTCATCGGGCTGCTCGCGGGCCTCAGCGGCGCGCTCTGCGGGGCCCTGCTCCAGACGCAGTCCGCTCCCGCCCTCCTCGGCCGCGTCACGGCGGTCTCCGGCATCGTCAGCCTGGGCATCGCCCCGCTGAGCATGCCCCTGTCCGCCGCCGCCATCGGCGTCTGGGGCACCGGCCCGGTCTTCGCCGTCAGCGCCGTGGTGTGCGGCCTCGGCGGGGTGGTCGCCCTGTGCGCGCCGGGCGTACGGCGGGCCGAGCTGCCGAAGTGAGCGGCGGAGGTCAGATGCCCAGCTGCTTCGTCTCCCGCAGCTTGGCGATCGCGTTCTCCTCGCCCTCCAGCTCCACCTTCGCGGCGCCCTGCCTGCCGTACGCGAACAGCAGCAGCTCGGACGGCTCGCCCGTCGCCGTCACCACCGGCGTACCCCGGTGGGCGACCGTCGTCTGGCCGTTCGGGCGGCGCAGCACCAGGCCCGTCGGGATGCCCCGGCCCATCAGGCGGGCGGCCCGCTCCAGGCGGGACCACAGGGCGTCCTGGAAGACCGGGTCCAGCTCGCGCGGCGACCAGTCCGGCTGGGCGCGGCGGACGTCCTCGGTGTGGACGTAGAACTCCACCGTGTTCGCCGCCTCGTCGACCTGCTTGAGCTGGAAGGGGGAGAAGCGGGGCGGGCCGGTGCGGATCAGCTGGAGCAGCTCCTCGTACGGCTTCGCGCCGTACTCCTCCCGCACCCGGTGGAGGCGGGACTCCAGCGGCTTGATCAGGGCGCCCCCGGCCGCGTCCGGACGCCGCTCGCGCACCACCACGTGCGCGGCCAGGTCACGGGTCCGCCAGCCCTCGCACAGGGTCGGGGCGTCCGGACCGGCCGTCTCCAACAGGTCCGCGAGCAGAAGTCGTTCACGCTTGGCGA encodes the following:
- a CDS encoding TIGR03085 family metal-binding protein gives rise to the protein MSTFAKRERLLLADLLETAGPDAPTLCEGWRTRDLAAHVVVRERRPDAAGGALIKPLESRLHRVREEYGAKPYEELLQLIRTGPPRFSPFQLKQVDEAANTVEFYVHTEDVRRAQPDWSPRELDPVFQDALWSRLERAARLMGRGIPTGLVLRRPNGQTTVAHRGTPVVTATGEPSELLLFAYGRQGAAKVELEGEENAIAKLRETKQLGI